In Microvenator marinus, one genomic interval encodes:
- a CDS encoding Rieske 2Fe-2S domain-containing protein has translation MAEFKCPLSRRMFLMAMAAPIAASCEFATIKGEVEDGAVFDLNDPEFEALQAEGGMACLSVGVVELILVRSGDEVIAFDRFCPHNLLDMGPCAENPLPAVWDAQTKQLTCRWHTTVFDEDGDVVEGPSPSGIQRYLVNFDSASGLGEVLLEGMAE, from the coding sequence ATGGCTGAGTTCAAGTGCCCTCTTTCGCGGCGCATGTTCTTGATGGCGATGGCGGCCCCGATTGCGGCGTCCTGCGAATTTGCGACCATCAAAGGCGAGGTCGAGGACGGAGCTGTCTTTGACCTGAACGACCCTGAGTTCGAGGCCCTCCAGGCCGAAGGCGGCATGGCCTGTCTTAGCGTGGGCGTGGTGGAGCTGATCCTTGTGCGCTCCGGCGACGAAGTCATCGCGTTCGACCGTTTCTGCCCCCACAACCTATTGGACATGGGGCCTTGCGCAGAAAACCCACTGCCGGCCGTATGGGACGCTCAGACCAAACAGCTGACGTGCCGATGGCACACGACGGTCTTTGATGAGGACGGCGACGTGGTTGAAGGACCTTCGCCTTCGGGCATTCAGAGATATCTGGTCAACTTCGACTCGGCCTCCGGGCTGGGTGAAGTCTTGCTCGAGGGAATGGCAGAATGA
- a CDS encoding YceI family protein has product MKFALKMILLALVFPASAMAQDAALELDASRSKISFVSTAPAEKIVGTAEDVSGTVKLNLEKLDGTGKLSFPVEKMNTGNKLRDKHLVGKDWLNAKANPTITFELTSITDTKDVKREGTQVEFTGTANGNVTVNGVSAPSKAEVKVKLDTAKNIARIEPTFKVKLADHKVEGKKGVVGDKVGETIDITGVLYAKVKK; this is encoded by the coding sequence GTGAAATTTGCACTCAAGATGATTCTTTTAGCCCTTGTATTCCCCGCGAGCGCCATGGCTCAGGACGCGGCGCTCGAGCTCGATGCTTCGCGCTCGAAGATCTCGTTTGTGAGCACCGCGCCTGCTGAAAAGATCGTGGGCACCGCAGAGGATGTTTCTGGCACAGTGAAGCTGAACCTCGAGAAGCTCGACGGCACCGGCAAACTCTCGTTCCCAGTCGAGAAGATGAACACCGGCAACAAGCTCCGCGACAAGCACCTCGTTGGGAAAGACTGGCTCAACGCAAAGGCCAACCCCACCATCACCTTTGAGCTGACGTCCATCACGGACACCAAAGACGTCAAGCGCGAAGGCACTCAGGTCGAGTTCACCGGCACGGCCAACGGAAACGTCACCGTCAACGGCGTGAGCGCGCCATCCAAAGCCGAAGTCAAAGTCAAACTCGACACCGCCAAGAATATCGCGCGCATCGAGCCTACCTTCAAAGTCAAACTCGCCGACCACAAGGTGGAAGGCAAGAAGGGCGTTGTGGGCGATAAAGTCGGCGAAACCATCGACATCACCGGTGTGCTCTACGCCAAGGTGAAAAAGTGA
- a CDS encoding metallophosphoesterase family protein, whose protein sequence is MVSLQNPYRADGVFEWVSSSDSRRPHELARPSDAIYRIAHFTDVHVPSEVEILERLKDLANNHQSVGDWLHNFSAAGNALAHAYHRVREEYSNLLKKTLVGFHLLGVDHVIITGDLAHCGLEAEFMEMRAILEVTGWWGTEKLTVVPGNHDRFNLYERLVREPMEKFFPVVNSREPRIKKLPGGIALLEIESNCDREDDRHFTEQWLPNSYGRIYPETLEFIEKQQADLGEMRLLTCMHHHVSEDWYHFSPEMLFGSLMGPVDNADQFLEAVGLLDPTGAVLHGHKHDLMPVDYAIGPHQISCPGGFAEQLMVNLIDVNPHSELTFTHARLRT, encoded by the coding sequence TTGGTAAGCCTTCAGAACCCATATCGCGCCGATGGCGTCTTCGAATGGGTGTCATCTTCGGACTCCCGAAGGCCCCACGAGTTGGCGCGCCCGTCCGATGCCATATATCGAATCGCGCATTTTACGGACGTGCATGTTCCGAGCGAAGTTGAGATTCTGGAGCGGCTCAAAGACTTGGCCAATAACCATCAGTCCGTGGGCGATTGGTTGCATAATTTCAGCGCCGCGGGAAATGCACTGGCCCACGCCTACCACCGGGTTCGGGAGGAATACTCCAACCTTTTAAAAAAGACGTTGGTCGGCTTTCATCTTCTAGGCGTGGATCACGTGATCATCACGGGAGACTTGGCGCATTGCGGGCTCGAGGCCGAGTTCATGGAGATGCGCGCCATTTTGGAGGTCACCGGGTGGTGGGGAACTGAGAAGCTCACGGTGGTTCCTGGAAATCACGACCGGTTCAATCTCTACGAGCGCCTCGTCCGCGAGCCCATGGAAAAGTTCTTCCCGGTGGTAAACTCGCGAGAGCCGCGGATCAAGAAACTGCCCGGTGGCATTGCGCTCCTTGAGATCGAGAGCAACTGTGACCGCGAAGATGACCGCCATTTTACCGAGCAATGGCTGCCAAACTCATACGGCCGAATCTACCCTGAAACTCTGGAATTCATCGAGAAACAACAGGCCGATCTGGGCGAGATGAGGCTTCTGACGTGTATGCACCATCACGTATCCGAAGACTGGTACCATTTCAGCCCTGAAATGCTCTTCGGTTCCTTGATGGGCCCCGTTGATAACGCCGACCAATTCCTGGAGGCCGTGGGCCTTTTGGACCCCACAGGCGCGGTCTTGCACGGGCATAAACACGATCTGATGCCTGTCGACTACGCCATTGGCCCCCACCAGATTTCGTGCCCGGGAGGCTTCGCTGAGCAGCTGATGGTCAATCTCATTGACGTCAACCCACACTCGGAACTGACGTTCACGCACGCACGGCTCAGAACCTGA
- a CDS encoding oligosaccharide flippase family protein — translation MSDRVKKAGRGFLVITGAKVWFLVTSAIVQLGLPIAFGSAEMFGMYKIVTEAISLLNMVMITGTLQAVSKLVSERPEQARRIVNQAVMLQCFIGVPLFLAYMLGSPLIAASFNDDTLVPLLQLSSLIIAFYGFYAIFVGYLNGVQEFVKQASLDIGFSTLKMVGILGLVLLGFGVTGAVSGFVAAAGIICLVAGIWVFILLKRSPETPPAESGFGRLLTYLILVMLYTFALNGLMRADLFILKSVSADVPASLVGAEGVFKVVSDKIAGFYGAVLNIARIPYQGVIAITFIIFPMISEATFKEDHTTTANYIRSTMRYCILIISTVAFLLIFNSDAIIGALYSTDYQAASTALSYLSMSIIFFAIFFVATTIVIGAGHPIVAVVLMGASLAFSAGLNWILVRRVHESVMPDLAFTQPGSVAGGASETISGAIHAANSESVLAAQYLLRTPEYMESAAMATALAMGIGCILSILWMGWKFKAWPPVATLLRLAVIAAALAAIERLIPLDVALVLELGKLKFLGLVVAKMAGMGVVILILLFALREVTKEDIARFRKVLGR, via the coding sequence GTGAGCGATAGAGTCAAAAAGGCCGGGCGTGGATTCCTCGTCATTACCGGGGCAAAGGTTTGGTTCCTCGTGACCAGCGCGATTGTGCAGCTGGGACTGCCAATCGCCTTTGGTTCGGCGGAAATGTTCGGCATGTACAAGATCGTGACCGAGGCGATTAGCCTTCTGAATATGGTCATGATCACCGGCACGCTGCAGGCCGTGAGCAAATTGGTGAGCGAACGTCCCGAACAAGCGCGGCGCATCGTCAACCAGGCCGTGATGCTCCAATGTTTCATCGGCGTTCCCCTCTTCCTCGCCTATATGCTCGGAAGCCCGCTCATTGCAGCGAGTTTCAACGACGACACCCTTGTGCCGCTCTTGCAGCTCTCGAGCCTTATCATCGCGTTCTACGGCTTCTACGCCATCTTCGTAGGCTACCTCAACGGCGTGCAGGAGTTCGTGAAGCAGGCGAGTCTGGATATCGGTTTTTCGACGCTCAAGATGGTGGGCATCTTGGGACTGGTGCTCCTCGGGTTCGGCGTCACGGGCGCGGTCTCGGGCTTTGTAGCAGCGGCCGGCATCATCTGCCTCGTAGCCGGGATCTGGGTCTTTATTCTCCTCAAACGCTCGCCCGAAACACCACCTGCAGAGTCAGGATTTGGCCGCCTTCTGACCTATCTCATCCTGGTTATGCTCTACACATTTGCACTCAACGGCCTGATGCGTGCCGACCTTTTCATCCTCAAATCGGTCTCGGCGGACGTGCCCGCAAGCCTTGTAGGCGCAGAAGGCGTGTTCAAAGTGGTGTCCGACAAGATCGCGGGATTCTACGGGGCTGTGCTGAACATCGCCCGAATACCCTACCAGGGTGTCATCGCCATCACGTTCATCATCTTCCCCATGATTTCCGAAGCCACATTCAAGGAAGATCACACCACCACAGCGAACTATATCCGCAGCACCATGCGCTACTGCATCCTCATCATCTCAACCGTGGCGTTTCTGCTCATCTTCAACTCAGACGCCATCATCGGCGCGCTCTACAGCACGGATTATCAGGCGGCGAGCACGGCGTTGAGCTATTTGAGTATGTCGATCATCTTCTTCGCGATTTTCTTTGTGGCCACAACCATCGTCATCGGCGCGGGTCACCCGATTGTGGCGGTGGTGCTGATGGGAGCGAGCCTCGCGTTTAGTGCGGGCCTGAACTGGATTCTGGTTCGTCGAGTGCACGAATCTGTGATGCCGGACCTGGCCTTTACTCAACCGGGCAGTGTCGCGGGAGGAGCCTCCGAAACCATCTCCGGCGCGATACATGCCGCAAACTCCGAGTCCGTGCTCGCCGCGCAATACCTGCTCAGGACCCCGGAGTACATGGAGAGCGCGGCCATGGCCACCGCGTTGGCTATGGGTATCGGCTGCATTCTGAGCATTCTTTGGATGGGTTGGAAATTCAAGGCGTGGCCGCCGGTGGCGACCCTGCTTCGGCTTGCGGTGATCGCCGCGGCGCTGGCTGCCATCGAACGCCTCATCCCGCTGGACGTGGCCCTTGTTTTGGAACTCGGCAAACTCAAATTCCTGGGGCTGGTGGTGGCCAAAATGGCGGGCATGGGCGTAGTCATCTTGATTCTTCTCTTTGCGCTTCGCGAGGTCACAAAAGAAGATATTGCACGGTTCCGAAAGGTTCTGGGCAGATAG
- a CDS encoding serine/threonine protein kinase — protein sequence MNLFCPECSRTFEDEGLRTCPHDGNALFKVRDKPDPLIGTVIDERFEVLALIGEGGMGTVYRAVQLSVGREVAVKVLKQELTQKKVALERFHRESKLISQLNHPNIVKLIDFGEDRTLGILYLVMEFVPGINLGDLIDRGRLRIPVALEILSQCASALAESHAMGIIHRDLKPDNIIITLMADGGLQAKVLDFGIARALEVNTQLTATGMVCGTPSYMAPEQAQNQELDARADLYSMGVIFYEMLSGWPPFTGTNSLQIIIKHIQEMPPKLRELLPPTAIPEFLEDFTDQLLAKSPAGRPPDALSLKKQVTELRKQLNLELPEVHGDLKAAEQAWVLPKLPIGDVHESGPTGVLRRETGTEWDTEIYDSGEAKTQTSTQTPSPREAEKVKEGVSASVVMDDPVSTSAPTQRRSRTPSTIREERPEALEPAKTQVPQKTAETPAVQHAPSNGLGVLSIVALGLIAVLAATTLILWKILPGDTVASVVEAPAEPEPVAVVQEPAPAPEPILPIQAVVDLAHARVDGGFRAAILELGTATKEPVPAKVKPIRTAKEAEPKVVAEPKVVAEQPVIKKAPPVKAMPEPKKEIRNPLTGLTSE from the coding sequence ATGAATTTATTTTGCCCCGAGTGCTCTCGCACATTTGAAGACGAAGGTCTTCGCACGTGTCCGCACGACGGGAACGCGCTCTTCAAAGTGCGCGACAAGCCCGACCCACTCATCGGCACCGTCATCGACGAGCGGTTCGAGGTGCTTGCGCTGATCGGCGAAGGCGGCATGGGGACAGTGTATCGCGCGGTTCAGCTTTCGGTTGGGCGCGAGGTGGCCGTCAAGGTCCTTAAGCAGGAATTGACGCAGAAGAAAGTAGCGCTTGAGCGCTTTCACCGCGAATCCAAGCTGATTTCTCAGCTCAACCACCCGAATATCGTCAAGCTCATCGACTTCGGCGAGGATCGCACTCTGGGGATTTTGTACCTCGTGATGGAGTTTGTGCCGGGCATCAATCTAGGCGACCTCATTGACCGCGGGCGTCTTCGCATACCTGTCGCGCTCGAGATCCTGAGCCAATGCGCAAGTGCGCTGGCCGAGTCTCACGCCATGGGCATCATTCACCGCGACTTGAAACCGGACAATATCATCATCACCTTGATGGCCGACGGTGGCCTTCAGGCGAAGGTTCTGGATTTTGGGATCGCCCGTGCGTTGGAGGTTAACACCCAGCTCACGGCCACCGGCATGGTCTGCGGCACGCCTTCGTATATGGCGCCGGAACAGGCGCAGAATCAGGAGTTGGACGCGCGAGCGGACCTTTACTCCATGGGTGTAATTTTCTACGAGATGCTCTCGGGCTGGCCGCCATTCACGGGCACAAACAGCTTGCAGATCATCATCAAACATATTCAGGAGATGCCGCCAAAACTCCGTGAGCTTCTGCCGCCGACGGCGATTCCGGAGTTCCTGGAAGATTTCACCGACCAACTTCTGGCGAAATCCCCAGCGGGGCGCCCGCCCGACGCGCTCTCCCTGAAGAAGCAGGTCACGGAGCTGAGAAAGCAACTCAACCTGGAGCTTCCGGAAGTCCACGGTGACCTCAAAGCTGCTGAGCAGGCGTGGGTTTTGCCCAAGCTCCCAATCGGTGACGTACACGAATCCGGGCCCACAGGCGTGTTGCGCCGTGAGACCGGCACCGAATGGGATACTGAGATTTACGATTCCGGCGAGGCAAAGACGCAGACGTCTACCCAGACTCCGAGCCCTCGTGAGGCAGAGAAGGTGAAGGAAGGGGTCTCAGCTTCGGTTGTGATGGACGACCCCGTGTCTACGAGTGCACCCACGCAGCGGCGCTCACGCACGCCTTCGACGATTCGCGAAGAGCGCCCCGAGGCGCTGGAGCCGGCCAAGACTCAGGTGCCTCAGAAAACGGCGGAGACTCCTGCGGTTCAGCATGCGCCGTCTAATGGTCTCGGTGTTTTGAGCATTGTGGCCTTGGGCTTGATAGCCGTCTTAGCCGCTACCACACTCATCCTCTGGAAGATTTTGCCCGGCGATACGGTCGCATCCGTTGTGGAGGCGCCTGCGGAACCTGAGCCCGTGGCCGTTGTGCAGGAGCCGGCGCCAGCACCGGAGCCCATCCTTCCTATCCAAGCCGTTGTGGACCTAGCCCATGCGCGGGTGGACGGTGGTTTTCGGGCGGCGATCCTCGAGCTCGGCACGGCCACCAAGGAGCCTGTGCCGGCTAAGGTCAAGCCGATTCGGACCGCGAAGGAGGCTGAGCCCAAGGTGGTTGCGGAGCCCAAGGTAGTTGCGGAGCAGCCCGTGATTAAGAAAGCTCCCCCAGTCAAAGCAATGCCTGAGCCCAAGAAGGAGATTCGTAATCCCTTGACGGGCCTCACCAGTGAATAG
- the argH gene encoding argininosuccinate lyase, producing MSLIWAKGTSRPDEAIQRFSAADDVQLDRVLFRFDIQASGAHVLGLEKAGVLSAAESSSLREALKSLDAAWTNGEFELDERYEDGHSAIESYLIEKLGEVGKKVHTGRSRNDQVLVASRLYLRTSLDELKALCVTIAKTTLEVAHAEMMTPMPGYTHLQRAVPSSVGLWMAAFAEAFTDNAELAELTRKWVNKNPLGTAAGYGVNAPLERDLVSGELGFDALQINPIYAQNSRGKFEIQVIDTFAQAMLDVRRLMWDLSLYTTAEFDFVRLPDAYTTGSSIMPNKRNPDIVELLRAAYGVVEGARVELTQTLSLPSGYHRDLQNTKGPMIRAIERSKEALRLIPPLIGELQFQREKMAAAISPDMYATDIATELALGGMPFRDAYKEAARQIPEIQDRDPAESLKSRTSPGATANPLLDRIEARLSGLAD from the coding sequence ATGAGTTTGATTTGGGCCAAAGGCACCAGCCGTCCTGACGAAGCGATCCAACGGTTTTCCGCGGCGGACGACGTACAACTCGACCGCGTGCTCTTCCGTTTTGATATTCAGGCGTCTGGCGCGCACGTGCTCGGTCTGGAGAAGGCAGGTGTTCTCAGCGCCGCAGAGTCCTCGAGTCTTCGGGAGGCGCTCAAGTCGCTCGACGCGGCGTGGACAAACGGCGAGTTTGAGCTCGATGAACGCTATGAAGATGGGCATTCTGCAATCGAGAGCTACCTCATCGAGAAGCTCGGCGAGGTAGGCAAGAAGGTCCACACTGGCCGCAGCCGAAACGACCAGGTGCTGGTGGCGAGCCGCCTCTATCTGAGGACCAGTCTGGATGAGCTCAAGGCGCTATGCGTGACCATCGCCAAGACTACTCTTGAAGTGGCACACGCTGAGATGATGACGCCGATGCCAGGCTACACGCACCTCCAGCGCGCGGTGCCCTCGTCGGTGGGCCTGTGGATGGCGGCCTTTGCGGAGGCCTTTACAGATAACGCGGAGCTTGCCGAGCTGACCCGCAAGTGGGTCAACAAAAACCCGCTCGGCACCGCAGCTGGTTACGGTGTGAATGCGCCGCTCGAGCGCGACCTCGTGTCGGGTGAGCTTGGTTTTGACGCCCTGCAAATCAATCCGATCTACGCCCAGAACAGCCGCGGAAAATTTGAGATTCAGGTCATCGACACCTTCGCGCAGGCTATGCTCGATGTGCGCCGCCTGATGTGGGATTTGAGCCTCTACACCACGGCGGAGTTCGATTTTGTGCGCCTTCCTGACGCCTACACCACCGGAAGCTCCATCATGCCGAACAAGCGCAATCCGGACATCGTGGAGTTGCTGCGGGCAGCCTACGGCGTGGTGGAGGGCGCGCGCGTGGAGCTCACGCAGACACTGAGCCTTCCGAGCGGCTATCATCGCGACCTTCAGAACACCAAAGGTCCGATGATTCGTGCGATCGAGAGGAGCAAAGAGGCGTTGCGGCTCATACCACCGCTGATCGGCGAGCTTCAGTTCCAGCGCGAGAAAATGGCGGCGGCCATCTCGCCGGATATGTACGCGACGGATATCGCGACTGAGCTTGCGCTCGGCGGCATGCCGTTTAGAGATGCGTACAAAGAGGCGGCGCGCCAGATCCCAGAGATTCAAGACCGCGACCCGGCCGAGAGCCTTAAGAGTCGCACCTCGCCTGGCGCGACGGCGAATCCCCTGCTGGACCGTATCGAAGCTAGACTTTCGGGACTAGCGGACTAA
- the argC gene encoding N-acetyl-gamma-glutamyl-phosphate reductase: MKKRMGLIGARGYVGGELMRLLGAHSGLEPAVVSSRQLVGQKISEHFEYPSDTLIRDLGFEDVAELELDAWVLALPNGLAPAWVEAIRQHDKDAVILDLGADYRFDSTWTYGFTERFRDQISKAKLISNPGCYATAMQVAIWPILEFLDGPAHAFGVSGYSGAGTTPSDKNNPERLRDNLIPYALTGHIHEREVSTQMGHSVRFMPHVAEFFRGINITLSAPLKDGVEAADIWAAYERVWGAEPLIQVEKDRMPEVAQVAGAHHVGVGGVSVKDGHLVVVSVIDNLLKGAATQAMQNLNLALGFDEFNSVKL; encoded by the coding sequence ATGAAAAAACGAATGGGTTTGATTGGGGCGCGCGGATACGTGGGTGGCGAGCTCATGCGTCTCTTGGGGGCGCATTCGGGCCTGGAGCCGGCCGTGGTGAGTTCGCGGCAGCTTGTAGGGCAGAAGATTTCGGAGCATTTCGAGTATCCTTCGGACACGCTGATTCGAGATTTGGGTTTTGAGGATGTGGCTGAGTTGGAGCTCGACGCGTGGGTTTTGGCGCTGCCCAACGGGCTTGCGCCCGCGTGGGTCGAGGCGATTCGCCAACACGATAAGGACGCTGTGATCCTGGACCTGGGGGCGGATTATAGGTTCGATTCTACCTGGACCTACGGCTTTACGGAGCGATTTCGAGACCAGATTTCCAAGGCCAAACTGATCTCAAATCCGGGCTGTTACGCCACGGCTATGCAGGTGGCGATCTGGCCGATTTTGGAGTTCTTGGACGGCCCTGCTCACGCATTTGGTGTCTCGGGATATAGCGGTGCGGGCACGACTCCGTCTGATAAAAACAACCCAGAACGCCTGCGAGACAACCTTATCCCCTATGCCCTAACGGGCCATATTCACGAGCGCGAAGTCAGCACTCAGATGGGGCATTCGGTACGATTCATGCCGCATGTGGCTGAATTTTTTAGAGGCATCAATATCACACTCTCAGCGCCGTTGAAGGACGGAGTTGAAGCCGCCGACATCTGGGCTGCGTATGAGCGAGTTTGGGGCGCCGAGCCGTTGATCCAGGTGGAGAAGGACCGCATGCCGGAAGTGGCACAGGTGGCGGGTGCGCATCATGTGGGTGTGGGTGGTGTGTCGGTCAAAGACGGTCATTTGGTGGTCGTTTCTGTGATCGACAATTTGCTCAAGGGAGCCGCCACTCAGGCGATGCAGAATCTGAACTTGGCTCTCGGTTTTGATGAGTTTAACTCCGTTAAGCTCTGA
- a CDS encoding acetylglutamate kinase — protein MSDSAQQTREIILRLLGSIGSRKEVEQYIKQYSSLDQKQFAVVKVGGGLLQDHLEELASSLTYLQRVGLYPIVIHGAGPQLDDALKEAGIPIRKLEGMRITDSATLDVVRKVMQRENLKLVDALEKLDTRARPVTSGVFEATMLDESTYGYVGEIKRVNLEAIGAAIRAGHLPILTCLGETPSGQIVNINADVAASELALAIKPAKIVFLTPTGGLLDQHGRTLSSINLSEDFDRMMSEDWVHSGMRLKLQEIKDLLDELPLSSSVSITSARDLPKELFTHRGAGTLVQRGERVLEFKTFDQIDQVRLKELLELGFGKQLRPKYFEKENIDRIYVTESYRATAVIVKEGPVPYLDKFAVTPKAQGEGLGASVWARMREDYPKLYWRSRVSNQINMWYFQQSEGAFRNDQWCVFWYGIEDYDEMKACVKRAFELPATLEEPSIAANS, from the coding sequence ATGAGCGATTCAGCGCAACAAACCCGGGAAATCATCTTGCGCCTACTCGGCTCCATCGGGAGCCGCAAAGAGGTCGAGCAATATATCAAGCAGTACTCAAGCCTCGACCAAAAACAGTTCGCGGTGGTTAAGGTTGGGGGTGGACTGCTTCAAGACCACCTTGAGGAGCTCGCGTCGTCGCTGACGTATCTGCAGCGCGTGGGCCTCTATCCGATCGTGATTCACGGCGCGGGCCCACAACTCGATGACGCGCTCAAGGAGGCGGGCATTCCGATTCGCAAGCTCGAGGGCATGCGCATTACGGATTCGGCCACTCTGGACGTGGTCCGAAAGGTCATGCAGCGCGAGAATCTGAAGCTCGTGGACGCGCTTGAGAAGCTCGATACACGGGCGCGTCCGGTCACTTCGGGCGTATTTGAGGCGACCATGCTCGACGAGTCGACCTATGGGTACGTGGGCGAGATAAAACGCGTGAACCTTGAGGCGATCGGCGCCGCGATCCGAGCCGGTCACCTGCCGATTTTGACGTGTCTCGGCGAGACCCCTAGCGGGCAGATCGTCAACATCAATGCGGATGTGGCCGCGAGCGAGCTCGCCCTGGCTATCAAGCCAGCAAAGATCGTTTTCTTGACGCCCACGGGTGGACTTCTGGACCAGCACGGACGGACCCTGAGCTCGATCAACCTCTCCGAGGACTTCGACCGCATGATGTCGGAGGATTGGGTGCACTCGGGCATGCGGCTCAAGCTTCAGGAGATCAAGGATTTGCTGGATGAGTTGCCGCTCTCATCGTCGGTCTCCATCACGTCTGCCCGCGACTTGCCCAAAGAACTTTTCACCCACCGCGGTGCCGGCACTCTGGTGCAGCGCGGAGAGCGGGTCTTGGAGTTCAAGACCTTCGATCAGATAGACCAGGTGCGGCTCAAAGAGCTTTTGGAACTCGGTTTTGGAAAGCAGCTTCGGCCGAAATATTTTGAGAAAGAGAATATCGACCGCATCTATGTCACCGAGTCGTACCGAGCCACGGCGGTGATTGTGAAGGAAGGTCCGGTGCCCTATCTGGATAAGTTTGCGGTGACGCCTAAGGCGCAAGGTGAGGGGCTCGGGGCCTCGGTATGGGCGCGCATGCGCGAGGACTACCCAAAGCTCTACTGGCGCTCACGCGTGTCGAACCAGATCAACATGTGGTATTTCCAGCAGTCCGAGGGCGCGTTTAGAAACGACCAATGGTGCGTGTTTTGGTACGGCATCGAGGACTATGACGAGATGAAGGCCTGCGTGAAACGGGCGTTTGAGCTTCCCGCGACTCTGGAAGAGCCGAGCATCGCTGCCAATTCTTAG
- a CDS encoding acetylornithine deacetylase produces MDVVEHLSALVGFDTQNPPRSFGAEILEYIKAELAGFEFEEWDHGEGRRTLLATRGAPEILINFHLDTVPAAAGYTRDPHVLHVEDGRAYGLGACDIKGASAAAIAAAQASTGPIALLFTTDEEAGSSECVRRFCELGRPFKVVLVAEPTSCKAVLEHRGILTYRAEFEGVSGHASSGRAESDSALHHAVRWANQILDASARRHDTYKNLSGLAFNLGRLEGGVKPNMIASSTELSFGFRPLPGMDGEKIVAEWAFKPRPASLTRGFYGPPLPTPGRAPAAEIAQELGLEIADPVNFWTEASLFSQGGYDALVFGPGDIAQAHTADEWVSVDDLHAAFTHYRRIMSL; encoded by the coding sequence ATGGATGTTGTAGAGCATTTGAGTGCGCTGGTTGGCTTTGATACGCAAAATCCCCCACGGAGTTTTGGGGCGGAGATACTGGAGTATATCAAGGCTGAGCTTGCTGGGTTTGAGTTTGAGGAGTGGGACCACGGCGAGGGGCGGCGGACCTTGTTGGCTACGCGCGGGGCGCCGGAGATCCTTATCAATTTTCATCTTGATACGGTGCCGGCCGCCGCCGGATACACCCGCGACCCGCATGTCTTGCACGTTGAAGACGGGCGGGCATACGGGCTTGGGGCGTGTGATATCAAGGGGGCATCGGCTGCGGCGATCGCCGCGGCGCAGGCGAGTACGGGGCCGATTGCGCTTTTGTTTACTACGGATGAGGAGGCTGGAAGCTCGGAATGTGTGAGGCGATTTTGTGAGCTTGGACGCCCATTTAAGGTGGTGCTCGTGGCCGAGCCCACCAGCTGCAAGGCAGTGCTCGAGCATCGCGGTATCCTCACCTACCGCGCAGAATTTGAGGGTGTGTCTGGCCACGCGTCCAGCGGGCGGGCAGAGTCTGATTCGGCGCTTCACCACGCTGTGCGCTGGGCGAACCAGATCCTAGACGCGAGCGCGCGCCGCCACGACACGTACAAAAACCTCAGTGGGCTCGCCTTTAACCTCGGGCGACTCGAGGGCGGTGTGAAGCCAAACATGATTGCGTCGAGCACGGAATTGAGCTTTGGGTTCCGGCCGCTGCCCGGAATGGACGGTGAGAAAATCGTTGCCGAATGGGCGTTTAAGCCTCGCCCCGCCTCGCTAACTCGCGGTTTTTACGGACCACCGCTTCCAACGCCTGGCCGCGCGCCGGCCGCTGAGATTGCGCAAGAATTGGGTCTAGAAATCGCAGATCCTGTGAATTTCTGGACGGAGGCTTCACTTTTCTCACAAGGTGGTTACGATGCGCTCGTCTTTGGGCCCGGCGATATCGCGCAAGCCCATACCGCCGACGAATGGGTGTCGGTAGACGACCTACACGCAGCATTTACGCACTACCGCAGGATCATGTCGCTATGA